The sequence TGCGTGGCGAACCGCGTGGCAAATACAAAAAGCCGAAGAAAGAATTACAGTCGGATATAGAAGTTTTGGAGCAAAAGATTCAAGGCGATTGTGTCGATTGTGGCTTGTGTGTGCAGGTCTGCCCTACGGGAATAGACATCAGAAACGGCACGCAACTCGAATGTGTAAATTGTACGGCTTGTATCGATGCCTGCGACGATATTATGGATAGATTCAAGCGTCCGCGCGGGCTTATCCGTTATGCTTCGGAAAAAGAAATAGCCGAAGACAAAAAATTTGCTTTCACACCGCGCTTGCTTTTCTATTCGGCAGTGTTAGTGGTTTTGGCAGCCGTAATGGGCGGCTTGCTTTTCACACGCCAAGCCGTAGAGGTTACAATTCTAAGAGCGCAGGGGCAGACTTTTCAGCGTCTGGAAAATGGACACATTCGCAATATGTACATGGTGCAGGCTATCAATAAGACTTCCGAACCTGCCGAACTTCGTTTTGTATTGGAAACGCCCCAAAAAGGTAAAATCGAGGTAGTAGGGCAAGCCTTTTCCCTCGAAGCCGAAGGACTAAAAAAGGGCGTACTCGTTGTGGATTTGCCCTTCGAAACGACGGCAGGCAGGAAAACACCTGTTTCGGTCGCTATCTATGCAGGCGAGCAACTTCTCGAAATTCAAGATTTGAGCTTTTTTGCTCCCAAAAAATAAAACCTTTCTCATTTTTTTACCCTCTAAATCCAAACACAACATGAACTGGGGACACGGAATTGCTATCTTCTACGGACTCTTTATGGCGGGGATTCTCTCTTTGGTCTATCTTTCTGCACAAGAAAATATAGATTTGGTTACAAAAGATTACTACCAAGAGGAAATACGCTACCAACAGCGCATCAATCAGATGCAAAACGCCCAAAAGAACCCCATCGAGGTAGTTTTAGAAAAACAGACCCTAACGCTTACTTTCCCTCAAAAGGCAACAGAAGAGCAGGCAGCAGTCGCACAAAATAGTGGCAGAAGTGGCAAAATTACCTTCTTTCGCCCCTCTGATGCCAAGTACGATTTTGAAGTCGCCTTAGCAGAAAAGGGTGCGCAGCAAATTATTTCTACTGCCAAAATGGAAAAAGGACTGTGGCGTGCCAAAATATATTGGCAACAAGCAGGCGAAGCCTTTTACCAAGAACAGACCCTGACGATTAAATAGGAAATCTGGCACAAAAAACGGCAGTCTTGTGCAGCAAGGTTAGGTTCTAAAAGTTATTTGTAGGGTAGGGCATTGCCCTCCCTCCGAAGCGGTGATGTTAAATTCTAAAAAAACAGATTCAAATGTAGGGACAAGGGGCATTGCCTTGTCCGCAGCGAGATTGAAATAAAAAAGGGTTTTCAGACCCAAAAATAGGGTTTCAACCAAATTTTATTTCGTGTCAAACTTGACAAAACAAGGCTTTTTACAGAACTTAACATCACTACCGTCGTGCAGGCTTGTCGCGTTTAAAGTATCAAAACTTGAAAAAATACCTATCACAATCAGTATCCAAAAGAGTTGAACACAGCAGTTATCTAAATTAAATTTTCTCACTTTTTCTCAAAACCTACCCATGCAACTCCGCAACATTCATCTGACTTTTAAAAACGCGCCTTTGGAAGTGCGCGAAAAATGGACATTCGACGAAACCGAAGTGCGCTTTTTATTGGCAGATTTAAAGGAAAAGCTCGAAATTGAGGAAGTCATGGTCATTTCTACCTGCAATAGAACCGAAATTTTTTATATCGCGCCTCGCAATTTGAGAGAGCCTATTTTGGAGATGCTCTCTATTTTTAAAGAATTAGATTGGAAAGAATATAGTGAATATTTTATAGAAATAGAAACGACACATCGCGCCGTCAATCGTTTGATGCGCATTTCGGTAGGTGCAGATTCGCAAGTGGTAGGCGATTTTCAAATCACCAATCAGGTGAAACGCGCCTATCAATGGGCTACCGACGCAGGCACAGTAGGGACGCTTTTGCACCGTTTGATGCACCTTATTTTTCAGACCAATAAGCGCATTGCACAGGAAACAAACTTTCGCGACGGGGCAGCCTCCGTATCTTATGCCGCCACTGAATTAGTTACGCAAATGGCAAAACATGCCACAGACGCGCTCAATCCTACCATTCTCATCATCGGCATGGGTGAAATTGGCGAAGACACAGTACGGAATTTGCACAAAAAAGGTATCAAAAATGTTTTAATTACAAATAGAACTTATGCCAAAGCTGCCCTTTTAGCCACCGAAAACGCTTATGATGCTATCGAATTTGAACAGATAGAGGAGAGCCTCGCCAAAGCCGATGTCGTAGTCTGCTCGATTGCCAAAAATGAACCTTTCATCACCAAATCTTTGATGCAAAAGTTACGTGCCACTTATCCGCAGATGCCTAAGCACCAATTTTTTATTGACCTTTCTCTGCCACGTAGCATAGAATCAGACCTTGCGACCTTGGGGAATTTGAGCCTTTTTAATTTAGACCAAATTCATGAGCGTACAGAAGCCGCCATTCAGAAAAGACGCGAATCCTTGCCCAAAGTAGAACAAATCATTTTAGAAATGCAACTGCAATTTGAACAATGGGTCAAAGAACAAGACGTTTCGCCTGCCCTACAACGCTTCAAAGATGCCTTAGAGCAAATCCGACAAGAAGAAATCAATCGCTTTTCTAAAAAAATCAATGAGGCAGAGCGCGGTCAGATTGAGGAAATTACGAAAAATATTTTGCAAAAAATCTTGAAAAAGCCCGCCTTGCACCTCAAAATGGCATGCAAGCGCGGCGAAGAAAGCCATTTGGTAGAGGCTCTGCACGAACTTTTCAACTTAGAAAAAGAAAACCATACCGCCGAAACAGAAACCTTATCGGAGAAAAGACTTTCTATCAACAGAGGCTCTTGCCCTTTCTAAGCTATTCGAAGTGTGCTGCAATTCCTGTGGCGATAAAAAAATTGTGGCGCACAAGGTTGTTTTCGCGCCTAAAAATCGGGTCTGGGTTTTGAAAAAGACGCGCTTCCATACGCCAAAGGACATTTTTCGAGCCTATCTTGAAAGTATCGCGCACAATTTGGCGGTCTATATTAAAAGAAACGCCACTCACCTGAAAACGCGCTCCCTGCGGCGTTCTGATAATCACATGGTTTCTATCCTGATAGTATTCGCCGCGCAAACCCATAGCCCAACGCTCGCTCCACTCATAGCGCAAGATGCAGACAGGCGCAAGCCATTGATGCAGGTCGGAACTGCCCTTTTCTACCTGCTGCAAACCCCAATCAAAGCCTGCAATCAAGGCAATTTTTTTTGAAACATTAAAAATAGTATACCAATTATTGAAATAGCGTAGGCGGCGCACTGCATCTGGGTCGTCTGTACCGACAAAGGTACTCCAATTGAAGGTAGTTGTTTCATTGGGCGTAAAAGTGATTTTTGTACCGAAGTTAGGAAAAGAACTGCCCTCGACGCGCCTTATTCGCTGCCAACCGTTGCAGAGTAAGGCTGTAAATTCCCACTTGGGCGTAGGCGTGTAGGTGAGTTTTGCACCTGCCAAATAGTAAGGCGAATTTTCCGCCAAAATGGAACGCGTATAATTAAAATTGTCGGCAGAAAGTGCATCTTCAAAACCGATATGCGAAGGAAAAATCCCCATATCGAGCCATAAGTTTGACTTTTTATTGAGTGCCACGCCTACGTTGGCTTCAAAAATGTTTTGCAACAAGGTAGGCTCTTGCGCTAAATTTTGTTGCGGATATGTGCCTACCATCAATCCCAAATTGGCGCGATAATGCCCATTTTCAAGCCCTGCATGGAGAAGTCCTGTATTGAGGTTAAATTCGTTATGACGGGTATGATTGTATAAAAAATCAGGGCGTTGCTGGTTTTGGGGCGCATTAAAATCATACACAAAATAAGCATCTGCATAGGCACTCAACACAAAAGTAGGCGCAAAGGAAGCAGGAAGGCTATCAGACTTGGCTTCTAAATCGTTGCTTTGCTGGGCGTAAATAGTGAGAGAAGAAAACGGCAGCAAGAAAATAGAAAAGCAGGTGGCGCAAAGCAGGCGAAAGAAAAAATAGCCCTTATTTATTTGGTTTGGGTTCATGCTATCGAGATTTAGACGTAAAATTTAGACCATAAAAAAACACCTATCCGCAAAGATAGGTGTTGTTTTGGGTTAGACTTTTCACAAAATTTAGGATTTGAAAATCCGATAAGCCGCAAGTTTTATCTTACGATACTTACTTTTTGTTGGAAAGTTTCAGTTTCTGTCGCAATTTGTACCAAATACAAACCAGCAGCTACATTAGGCAATGCAATTTCAGCCTGATACTGGTTGCTGTAATTGCTTACTTTGGTAGAATAGATAACCTTGCCCGCCAAATCGGTGATGTTGATGGTAAGATTTTCGCTTGCTACTTTGCCCTCCAAAGCGATTTGGAAAGTGCCTGTGTTTGGATTCGGGAACACTTGGAATTTGAAGGCTTCCTTCACCTCGTCTTCACCTAAGACAATAGAAGGAGTTACTTCTACGCCGTTAGAGAAATTGCCACGTGAGCCATCTCTATAAACTGCACGCACGTAGAATCCTACCTTCACGCCGTTAATCAAGCCTGTAACGGTGTAAGTGGCGTTTGTTGTCGTTCCGACGCGAATAGAAGGGAACTGCAAATCATAGCCATAGATTTCATAGTAGGCTACATTTTGTTCAGGCATAGCCATGTTCCAAGTCAAGACGGCTGAATTATAGCCGGGCGTAGCCGCTAAGATAGGCTCGTAAGGCTCTACAGGCACGCCGCCGCCGCCTTCAAAGAATACATCTACGGTATCTACATTGCTATAACCAGAAAGACCAT comes from Hugenholtzia roseola DSM 9546 and encodes:
- a CDS encoding FixH family protein codes for the protein MNWGHGIAIFYGLFMAGILSLVYLSAQENIDLVTKDYYQEEIRYQQRINQMQNAQKNPIEVVLEKQTLTLTFPQKATEEQAAVAQNSGRSGKITFFRPSDAKYDFEVALAEKGAQQIISTAKMEKGLWRAKIYWQQAGEAFYQEQTLTIK
- the hemA gene encoding glutamyl-tRNA reductase — protein: MQLRNIHLTFKNAPLEVREKWTFDETEVRFLLADLKEKLEIEEVMVISTCNRTEIFYIAPRNLREPILEMLSIFKELDWKEYSEYFIEIETTHRAVNRLMRISVGADSQVVGDFQITNQVKRAYQWATDAGTVGTLLHRLMHLIFQTNKRIAQETNFRDGAASVSYAATELVTQMAKHATDALNPTILIIGMGEIGEDTVRNLHKKGIKNVLITNRTYAKAALLATENAYDAIEFEQIEESLAKADVVVCSIAKNEPFITKSLMQKLRATYPQMPKHQFFIDLSLPRSIESDLATLGNLSLFNLDQIHERTEAAIQKRRESLPKVEQIILEMQLQFEQWVKEQDVSPALQRFKDALEQIRQEEINRFSKKINEAERGQIEEITKNILQKILKKPALHLKMACKRGEESHLVEALHELFNLEKENHTAETETLSEKRLSINRGSCPF
- a CDS encoding porin, with amino-acid sequence MNPNQINKGYFFFRLLCATCFSIFLLPFSSLTIYAQQSNDLEAKSDSLPASFAPTFVLSAYADAYFVYDFNAPQNQQRPDFLYNHTRHNEFNLNTGLLHAGLENGHYRANLGLMVGTYPQQNLAQEPTLLQNIFEANVGVALNKKSNLWLDMGIFPSHIGFEDALSADNFNYTRSILAENSPYYLAGAKLTYTPTPKWEFTALLCNGWQRIRRVEGSSFPNFGTKITFTPNETTTFNWSTFVGTDDPDAVRRLRYFNNWYTIFNVSKKIALIAGFDWGLQQVEKGSSDLHQWLAPVCILRYEWSERWAMGLRGEYYQDRNHVIIRTPQGARFQVSGVSFNIDRQIVRDTFKIGSKNVLWRMEARLFQNPDPIFRRENNLVRHNFFIATGIAAHFE